One SAR202 cluster bacterium genomic window carries:
- a CDS encoding GNAT family N-acetyltransferase: protein MTTQQITDRITAELEGPRACGKYELACVLDTANYVMRYLQTPAGQPTRLPTIGFDWSHIYHQDNLENIRVITHDGKVVTTIAIFPQTVRTPRGNISVGGINCFATLPDYRRRGLGEAVLLDAHKKMKDNGHHIALLTTTVHDYYRKFGWESAGTQRSYVFDRGNIGLLPSPNGMEISDDWRPDMADIIALHQHEPLICLRSPELFRLLADHRLNRMFVAKVGGRPMAYAGIREGALVEYGGSPSHVAALIRAVFEALDDPNQSTTTRAPTSRATIELAVKTPEANTGLPRTLDTLGIPMRAEYIGMILILDAPGLFKTLGITEVTLERRDAGWRLQYQNRKLDLTERQLVKLVFGPERYPHFAPDVFPIDFYQWKLDIV, encoded by the coding sequence ATGACAACTCAGCAAATCACCGACCGCATCACCGCCGAGCTCGAAGGCCCACGCGCCTGTGGAAAATACGAGCTGGCGTGCGTGCTGGACACCGCCAACTACGTGATGCGCTACCTCCAGACACCCGCCGGCCAACCGACGCGCCTCCCCACCATCGGCTTCGACTGGTCGCACATCTACCACCAGGACAACCTTGAGAATATCCGCGTCATCACGCACGACGGGAAGGTTGTCACGACCATTGCGATCTTCCCGCAGACCGTGCGGACGCCGCGTGGGAACATATCCGTCGGCGGCATCAACTGCTTCGCCACGCTTCCTGACTACCGCCGGCGCGGCCTGGGCGAGGCCGTCCTGCTGGACGCGCACAAGAAGATGAAGGACAACGGCCACCACATCGCCCTGCTAACCACGACTGTGCACGACTATTATCGCAAGTTCGGGTGGGAGAGCGCGGGAACGCAGAGGAGTTATGTGTTCGACCGCGGCAACATCGGCCTGCTGCCCAGCCCCAACGGCATGGAAATATCCGATGACTGGCGGCCGGACATGGCGGATATCATCGCTCTCCACCAGCACGAGCCCCTGATCTGCCTGCGGTCGCCGGAGCTTTTCCGACTGCTGGCTGACCACCGGCTCAACCGAATGTTCGTCGCGAAGGTAGGCGGCCGGCCGATGGCATACGCGGGCATTCGCGAGGGCGCCCTGGTGGAGTACGGCGGCTCGCCTAGCCACGTAGCAGCTCTCATCCGCGCCGTATTCGAGGCGCTGGACGACCCCAATCAAAGCACGACGACCCGCGCGCCGACCAGCCGCGCAACTATTGAGCTTGCGGTGAAGACACCGGAGGCCAACACGGGCCTTCCACGGACTCTCGATACCCTGGGCATCCCGATGCGCGCCGAGTACATCGGCATGATACTCATTCTCGACGCGCCCGGCCTGTTCAAGACGCTGGGCATAACGGAGGTCACGCTGGAGCGGAGGGACGCAGGCTGGCGCCTCCAGTACCAAAACAGGAAGCTGGACCTGACGGAGCGCCAGCTCGTCAAGCTGGTCTTCGGCCCGGAGCGCTACCCGCACTTCGCCCCGGACGTCTTCCCGATAGATTTCTATCAATGGAAGCTGGACATCGTCTGA